CGCCCGCGGCCACCATGAGCGCGGCGAGCACGACGAAGACCGTCTCCTCGGGCGCGGGGCCGTAGGCCACGAGGAAGCCGCTGCCGAGCGCGCCCACCGTGAGCGCCGCGGGCGGCACGACGCCGTTGAGGAACGCGGCGAGGCCGGAGCGGCGGGTGGGCTGGTGGTCGATCATGCCGGCGCCGAGGGCACCGGTGGCGAGGCCGATCGCGAGGCCCTGGAGGATGCGGGCGACCACGAGCGCGAGGCCGTCGTGCGCGAAGGCGAACACGAGCATCGCCGCGGTGGAGACGGCGAGGGCGCCGAGGATCACGGGGCGGCGGCCGATGTGGTCGGAGAGGCGGCCGGCCGTGAGCAGCGTCGCGAGGAGGCCGGCCACGTAGACGGCGAACACGATCGTGAGGACCACGGGCGGCAGCGCCCACTCCTCCTGGTACACGGGGTAGAGGGGCGAGGGCGCGGCGCCCGACGCGACGAGCACGAGCAGCGTCAGCGCGTAGACCAGGAGGCCGGCGGCCGACTCGCGGCGCGCGGGCGCCGCGTCGGGCGAGACGGCGGCGGGGATCGATGCGGTGTCGGTGCGGCTGGTCGTCATGGGCGCTCCTCGCGGTGGGCGGATCCCCGGGCGCAGGCGCCGGGCGGGCTGCTCCCCGTCGAGCGCGCGGCCCTCGCGGGTCACGATGGGGGCCAACGGCGGGCGGCTCGCGGGAATTCCCCGGGCGGGGGTCACCTAGGCTCGTGCGGTGGCCCATCTGCTGGGAGCCGAAGCGCTCCACCTCGAGTTCCCGACGCGCGTGATCTTCGACGACGTGACCATCGGGGTGAACGAGGGCGACCGCATCGGCATCGTCGGACGCAACGGCGACGGCAAGTCGACCCTCCTCTCCCTCCTCGCCGGACGCCTGGAACCGGACTCCGGCCGCGTCACCCGCCGCCGCGGGATCACGATCGGCGTCCTCGACCAGAGCGACACCCTGCCCGACGGCCAGACCGTCGGCGAGGCCATCGTCGGCGGCATCGACGAGCACGAGTGGGCGGGCAACCCGCTCGTCCGCGACGTGATCGACGGCCTCGCCTCCGACGTGCCGTGGGACGCCGACGTCGCGAACCTCTCGGGCGGCCAGCGCCGCCGCGTCGCGCTCGCGAAGCTCCTCATCGGCGACCACGACATCCTCTTCCTCGACGAGCCCACCAACCACCTCGACGTCGAGGGCATCGCCTGGCTCGCCGGCCACCTCCGCCGCCGCTGGGCGCCGAACTCGGGCGGCCTCATCGTCGTGACCCACGACCGGTGGTTCCTCGACGAGGTCGCGAACGCCACGTGGGAGGTCCACGACCGGCTCATCGAGCCGTTCGAGGGCGGCTACGCGGCGTACATCCTCCAGCGCGTCGAGCGCGACCGCAGCGCCGCCGTCTCCGAGGCGAAGCGCCAGAACCTCATGAAGAAGGAGCTCGCGTGGCTGCGCCGCGGGGCCCCCGCGCGCACGGCCAAGCCGAAGTTCCGGATCGAGGCGGCCAACGCCCTCATCGCCGACGAGCCGCCCGCGCGCGACACGGTCTCGCTCGCGTCGATGGCGATGCAGCGGCTCGGCAAGGACGTCGTCGACCTCCTCGACGTGTCCGTGAGCTACGGCGAGAAGCAGATCCTCAAGGACGTCGAGTGGCGCATCGCGCCCGGCGAGCGCACGGGCATCCTCGGCGTCAACGGCGCGGGCAAGTCCACGCTCCTGTCGCTCGTCGCCGGATCCCTCCAGCCCACCACCGGCAGGGTCAAGCGCGGCAAGACCATCAAGGTCGCGGTGCTCACGCAGCAGCTCGACGAGCTCAAGGACGTGCTGGACGACCGCGTCTCGACCGTCATCGGCCGCCAGCGCACCACGTACGTCGCGGGCGGCAAGGAGATGACGCCCGGCCAGCTCCTCGAGCGCCTCGGCTTCACGAGCGCCCAGCTGTCGACGCCCGTCAAGGACCTCTCGGGCGGCCAGAAGCGCCGCCTCCAGCTCCTCCTCATCGTGCTCGACGAGCCGAACGTGCTCATCCTCGACGAGCCCACCAACGACCTCGACACCGACATGCTCGCCGCCATGGAGGACCTCCTCGACTCGTTCCCCGGCACGCTGCTCGTCGTGAGCCACGACCGGTACCTCATCGAGCGGGTCACCGACCAGCAGTACGCGGTCATGAACGGCAACCTCCGCCACCTCCCCGGCGGCGTGGAGCAGTACTTGAAGCTCCGCGCGCAGCCCGGCAACGCCGAGAAGGCGACCGTCGCCCGGCCCGACGAGGTCGGCGGCCAGGCCACCGCGACGCTCGGCGGATCCGGCGGCTCGCAGCTCCAGGGCGCCGAGCTGCGGAACGCGCAGAAGGAGCTGGCGAGCATCACGCGCAAGCTCGAGAAGGCGGACACACGCCGCCGCCAGGCGCTCGACGCCATGGCGGAGCACGACCCGAACGACTACGACGGGCTGGGCAAGCTGAACGAGGGCGTGCGCGCGATCGAGGCCGACGTCGAGGCGCTCGAGTCGCGCTGGATGGAGCTCAGCGAGCTGCTCGAGGGCTGATCCCGTGGTAGGTCAGTAGGCGAGCAGGACGTCCGGCGAGCTCAGCGTCAGCGTCCCGTCGGGGGCCCAGACGACGCTGAGCCCGCCGCCGGCCATCCGCACGCTGCCGTCGAACGCGCGCGCCGGCACGTCCGCGATCCAGGTGACCTCGAGGCCCGAGACGGCGAGCTGGGCGGGCGGGGCGCACGACGCGACGCCGGAGCCGGGGCTGTTCCCCTCCGCGGGCGAGGATCCCGTCCACGGGTACACGAGCACGCATGCGTCGCCGGAGATCGTGCGCGCCACGTAGAGGCCGACGCTCGTCTGCACGCCGCGGATGGAGGTGAGGTCGATGTCGCCGCCCGGCGAGCGCGGCGGGGTGTCCGCCTCCTGCTGCGGGGCGGCGAGGATCCCGTCGACCGCGAGGGGCGCCGAGGTGCGGCTGATGTCGGTGCCGAGCAGCGAGCGCACGTCCGCGGGATCCGGCGCCGGCGCGGCCTCGTCGGTCGCCGTGGCGGACGGGGTCGCCGTCGCCGTGGCCGTCGAGTCGGCGGACGGCGCCGCCGATCCGCCGAGGCCGACGGCGACGCCCGCGCCCGCGAGCAGCCCGACGACGAGGGCGCCGCCGGCCCAGGCGAGCGGGCGGCGGGAGCGCGCGGGGGGATCGGCCGGCGCGGACCCGTGGTCCTGGGCGTCCTGCGCGTCCGCGTCCGCGTCGACGGCGCGGGAGGCGGGTCCCGACGCGCGCTCGCGGCGGGTCAGCTCGGCGGCCGCGTCGATCCACCGCTGGTCCGTCTCGTCGGCCCCCTGCGCGTAGACGCGCTGGCGCAGCGCGTCGAGCGG
The genomic region above belongs to Clavibacter phaseoli and contains:
- a CDS encoding ABC-F family ATP-binding cassette domain-containing protein — translated: MAHLLGAEALHLEFPTRVIFDDVTIGVNEGDRIGIVGRNGDGKSTLLSLLAGRLEPDSGRVTRRRGITIGVLDQSDTLPDGQTVGEAIVGGIDEHEWAGNPLVRDVIDGLASDVPWDADVANLSGGQRRRVALAKLLIGDHDILFLDEPTNHLDVEGIAWLAGHLRRRWAPNSGGLIVVTHDRWFLDEVANATWEVHDRLIEPFEGGYAAYILQRVERDRSAAVSEAKRQNLMKKELAWLRRGAPARTAKPKFRIEAANALIADEPPARDTVSLASMAMQRLGKDVVDLLDVSVSYGEKQILKDVEWRIAPGERTGILGVNGAGKSTLLSLVAGSLQPTTGRVKRGKTIKVAVLTQQLDELKDVLDDRVSTVIGRQRTTYVAGGKEMTPGQLLERLGFTSAQLSTPVKDLSGGQKRRLQLLLIVLDEPNVLILDEPTNDLDTDMLAAMEDLLDSFPGTLLVVSHDRYLIERVTDQQYAVMNGNLRHLPGGVEQYLKLRAQPGNAEKATVARPDEVGGQATATLGGSGGSQLQGAELRNAQKELASITRKLEKADTRRRQALDAMAEHDPNDYDGLGKLNEGVRAIEADVEALESRWMELSELLEG